The genome window TTGTCACCGTATACCCCATTCAATAAATTTATATAATAAGGGTAGCTAAGGAATGCAAGTGCAGCCGCCCGGGTATTGATATCGCGCATTCTTCCGTTTTTTATCTGTATCCCAAAATATTCACTTAAATGCTCGATAGCCATTTGCGGAACAGAGATTGACATCTGTGCAATATCAGGCTTTCTTCGCCCTTCTTCTATTGCTATAAATAGCAGACCGGCATTATCTCTGACAGTTTTCATGATGTATTGATTCAAGCTGCGAAGGCCCTTTTGAAGATCATCAACTTCTTTATCCATAAGGAAGAGCGAATCAAATACTGGAATTTTCGGAACAAAGTCATTTCACTTACACCTGCCTCTTCTGCGATTCTTCGGGTGGTTGCCCCATCGTATCCTTCTCTGGCAAACATTCTCAAAGCTGCCTCCAGGATTTTTTGTTCAGTTTTACCCATGTTTGTTAGTTACCACTAACTAACACTTAAAAATTATGCTTTAAGAATGGTAAATGCAGCTACAAATTTTTTTGAATATTTAAAGAGGATTTCGGAAAAACCAATCATACCGGAATATTTAATACATAATAACTATATTTAGTATATCATGGCATCATTTATATATCTGCATTTAGAGAAGAGTATGAGCGAGTAAGGATTTTAGGAGATAAGTTATCAGAGATTGACTCCTTGATCAATTGGGAAGCCTTTCGACCGATAGTGGAAGATATGTACGATAATAAAACAGAGAAAGGTGGACGCCCAAACATCCGAACTTGAAAGACATATCACTGACATGATATCCTTTCGCAAGTTTTTGGGCTTTTCCGATACCATACCGGATTACTCAACCGTATGGATTTTTAGACTTTTCTTACGATTTTTAATCAGACCATTTTGGTTTTGTAGTTTAAGAAAATCTTTTATGGGTTAGATGTGTAGATAATTGTCATAGAAAATATTTGTAGTGTTGCAAAAAAACACCAGAGGGAATTATGAATAAACTCACCGCATATGTTCTTCTTGGGATATTTGCTCTTACTTTATTTTCAAATGCGGCTGTCTCTACAATCTGGGCACCCGAGGCTTTTGAAATACAGTATCAGGTAAATCACTCGGACAGGATTATCATAGGCACAGTAAAGGAACAGCGCGCAGGCTTTGAGTCCACAGATGTAACTATAAGTGTGGATGAATGGCTAAAGAATCCCCTGCCAAGAAATGAAATAATCGTGATAACTGAGCGGGGTACAAATGCTATTTGGCTTTTATGGAACTGGGAAAGCATCCAGTTTCAGACAGAGATGAAGTTATTGTAATAATTAAAGCCGAAACATGTGTTCCCACACCCACGGTGCAGGCGAGTCCGAAGGTGCCTGGATTTGAGATGGTTGTTGGGATAAGCGCAGCCAAAACCAGACTATAGAATAGGAGTTCTGGCTGTGCGGCGGAGATTAAAAAAGTAAGAGGAATAAAAATATGATGAAAGTCAAACAAATGTATAAACATATTTCTCGAGTTGTCCTTTTATTAGTTTTGATACTGCTGGGAGTTGTTGTGGTTGTGAATGCTCAAGAGCAGAATAGCGATGGAAAACCTGTGCTGGATGATAAGGACCCACTGTTGTATGAAGCACAAGGATATGCATCAAATAATAATATCAGTACTGAGGAAGCTCTCCGCCGGTTCCAGCTTCAAGATATTGCAGGGAAATTAGGTGCCGAACTGAACAAGAATGAGACTGGAACCTTTGCTGGACTCTGGATTGAACACACCCCAAAATTTCGCGTCATTGTGCAGTTTACTCGCGATAGTGAGGAGATGATCAAACCGTACTTGAAGAAGTACTCAGAGTTAGCCGATATAGTTGAGGTGCGTACTGCAAATGTGTCATTGGCTAACCTCCAGAGGGATCAGGCAGATGCATCATCCTCAGACAGTGCTTCAGGTATACGCGCACAATCAGACATCAACGTATACAATAACAGTGTTGAGTTGTATATCACTAAATCTGATAGGAGCCGGTTTGATGATGCTTTGCAAAGAGGAGAGACACGATTACCTGATCAGTCAGGGTGATTACAGTTGAAGGTTGCAACCTGGAGAATGAGATAATAAATGGCTACTAAGATTTATGGAAAGTATGATCTAAATAAAGCGGTAGGACTAGCAGTTCTGGCAATAGCACTGCAAATAGGTAGTGCTGGTTCAGCAACACAAATTAATTCCTGTACAACGATTTCTTCGCCTGGCGAATACATTCTCGCTCAAAATATTATAAATAGCACAGCAGGTACCTGTATTAAAATCACCTCGGATAACGTTGTTTTTGATGGTAGAAACCATACAATTGATGGTGTAGATACATTTACCTCAGCAGTTCCAAGTTATGGAATTTATGTAAATAATCCTGCTGAGACACTCATAAATGTAACTGTAAAAAATCTTAAAGTAACAGACTGGGACAGTGGTATCTTATACGAGGGTGCAGCAGGTGGAGTTATTACCGGCAACCTTGCATACTCTAACAATATTGGGGTATACCTTCTCTCTTCAGGCAACATAACCTTAGCTAATAATACTGCAAACTCTAATATCATTGGAGTTTCTCTTTATTCTTCCAGTTATAACACCCTTGCTGGCAATACCGGAAATCTGAACGATAAGAATGGGTTTTTCATCACTACCTCTGGCTACAACACTTTAGCCGACAGCATTGCGGACTCAAATTGCAGGAATGGAATCTACCTGGAATCTTCCGGAGAAAACACCCTGATAAACAACAAAGCCGATTCAAACAAAGAAAACGGTATTCAGCTCGATTCTTCAGTCAAAAACACTCTTAGTAATAACACCGCAAATTCAAACCTCTATGGGATTATCCTGGGAGATTCTCATAACAATGTTATAACCAATAACAATGCATTGTATAACAGCTACGGCGGAATCTATCTGGGCGCTTCCGGCGATAACACCCTGATTAACAACACTGAAAGTTCTAACGGCAGTGAAATCGGCCGCCCTTCAAATTATGATGGCTTAAGCAATGCGTGTTCTGACAATATTTATCCTTCAGGCAAAAATATCCCGGCTGAGAGGATTCAGATTACAATCAATGGATCAAGGATCGAATCATTATTTGATTCTAAAATTCGTAAAGTACCGAACCCCCAGTACATATCAACTGAAGACTACTCCAAAACCTTGACTGACGAAGAGCTTCTCCGGATGGCATTTAACGACGCCCAGATTAAACAGTTACTGGAGCACATTTCGAAAAATTATAGTGTTCCACTTGAGCGGCTGAGCATATTGAAGGCAAACATGTTTTCTTATCGTTACTTTGGGCAGAAAGCTACAAAAAACACTGATAGCTTTGTAGAGCGCAGCTTTTGGGCAGTGGAAATAAAGGATGAAAAATCTAAAATTATTTATGAATTATATGTTAGAGACGGCACAATCATGAACAATGAACAGTCGCAGGAGCTTTCAGAATATTTCAAGAAATACGGCAAGATGGAATGGGACCTTTATAACGCACTATCCAATATGAAAGGTGAGGATAAAATCAATATAATAGTATGGCCTGTCATAGTTTATCCGCCGGGTTTCAATCCTGACGACTATGTACCCGAAACCACGATTGAATATTTCATACAGACAAAGGGCCCCTATGATTTCGTGATTCTGGAGCCTTTAGTTTATAGTGCAGATTTGCCTGAGGATATTATCCGCGAATTGGGGCAAAGAAGGGATATAGAGAATATTACCACTGTTCGAAAGATAGGAAACAACACCCGGATTATCGTAAGAATTAAGCCCACGATTGTTGACAAGGAAATTGAATCTCTGGAAAGATTTATACTTAACAGGACAAAGGGCATCACATTTATGAAGCCAGTTTTCTTCGCGAACGGATTAACAAAAGATACGGTTCTTGAACTGAATAACAGGACAGATGTCGGAAATTTGGCGATGCAGCATACATTCCACGAGAGTGCAAAGGAAGAAAACGAAGCACTGGAAGAAAATATATTGAGAAATGTTAGCAATACAACCGGCCCAGAGGTGTCTGGATTTGAGATGTTATTCGGGATTCTATTGGTTCTGGCTGTGTGGAAGAAATTAAAAAAGTAAGGAGGAGTTAAATATGGAAAGCCTTAGGAAATATTTTTTACACGGGGCAGCTGGATTAATATTCGGTCAAGCGATTGGATTTTTTATTCCGGTTCTGATAATTATTTCAATTCCGTTGATTTATCTTTCTACACTGGGAGATAAATTTACTGGAGTCATACCTCCTTTAATAGGATTTTTCCCTTTTTTAACTTCTACGATAATTCTTAGCGGGCTGATTTGCATCGGATTGTATTACATTCTGGGCAGCAGTGATGCAAATAAAAGCAGCTTTAAAAATATTTTTACAAAACTTGGCAAAATCGTATCGGTTATCTGGATATTATTTATGTTTGTTTTTGCACTGGGAGCCAGCCACGATGCAGGGTACTTTATCAAAAAAGTTAATGAGCCTGATTTCTTCGTAGTCGTTGATGCCGGGGAAATTAACAGGTTTACATATTTTTCAAGAGCTATCGACGATATCGAAAATGGCAGGATGACAGAATATTCAGGTGCGGTTCCGAGAGAAGAATGGAACGCAGTTAGAGGTTTAATTGATGACCAGAAGAAATGCCACTCAAAAGGAACAAGCG of Candidatus Methanoperedens sp. contains these proteins:
- a CDS encoding transposase, producing MDAQTSELERHITDMISFRKFLGFSDTIPDYSTVWIFRLFLRFLIRPFWFCSLRKSFMG
- a CDS encoding helix-turn-helix transcriptional regulator gives rise to the protein MGKTEQKILEAALRMFAREGYDGATTRRIAEEAGVSEMTLFRKFQYLIRSSLWIKKLMIFKRAFAA